A single region of the Pseudomonas sp. VD-NE ins genome encodes:
- a CDS encoding GntP family permease — protein sequence MTPSFGYWLLVYAAVAIIALIVLIARYRLNPFIVITLISIGLALVAGMPPSGVVGAYEAGVGKTLGHIALVVALGTMLGKMMAESGGAEQMARTLIDKFGEKNAHWAMVCIAFLVGLPLFFEVGFVLLVPIAFTVARRVGVSILMVGLPMVAGLSVVHALVPPHPAAMLAVQAYQASVGQTLLYAIVIGIPTAIIAGPLYAKFIVPRIQLPADNPLEKQFLDREPRDKLPGFGITMATILLPVVLMLIGGWANLISTPGSGFNQFLLFIGNSVIALLLATLLSFWTLGIAQGFNRESILRFTNECLAPTASITLLVGAGGGLNRILVDAGVTDQIVGLAHEFHLSPLIMGWLFAALMRVATGSATVAMTTASGVVAPVAIGLGYPHPELLVLATGAGSVIFSHVNDGGFWLIKEYFNMTVAQTFKTWTVLETLISLVAFGLTVGLSYLL from the coding sequence ATGACGCCTTCCTTCGGCTATTGGCTGCTGGTCTATGCCGCCGTCGCCATCATCGCGCTGATCGTGTTGATCGCCCGTTACCGGCTCAATCCGTTCATCGTCATCACCCTGATTTCCATCGGCCTGGCGCTGGTGGCCGGGATGCCGCCGTCGGGTGTGGTGGGGGCGTATGAGGCCGGGGTGGGCAAGACGCTGGGGCATATTGCGCTGGTGGTCGCGTTGGGGACGATGCTTGGCAAGATGATGGCCGAGTCCGGCGGCGCCGAGCAGATGGCGCGCACGCTGATCGATAAATTCGGCGAGAAGAACGCGCACTGGGCGATGGTCTGCATCGCCTTTCTGGTCGGGCTGCCGCTGTTCTTCGAGGTCGGTTTTGTGTTGCTGGTGCCGATCGCGTTCACCGTGGCACGGCGCGTCGGCGTGTCGATTCTGATGGTAGGCCTGCCGATGGTCGCCGGCCTGTCGGTGGTGCATGCGCTGGTGCCGCCGCACCCGGCGGCGATGCTCGCGGTGCAGGCTTATCAGGCGTCGGTCGGGCAGACGTTGCTGTATGCGATCGTCATCGGCATTCCCACCGCGATCATTGCCGGGCCGCTGTACGCCAAATTCATCGTGCCGCGCATTCAATTGCCGGCGGATAACCCGCTGGAAAAACAATTTCTCGACCGCGAACCGCGCGACAAATTACCGGGTTTCGGCATTACCATGGCGACCATTCTGTTGCCGGTGGTGCTGATGCTGATCGGCGGCTGGGCCAACCTGATTTCCACCCCGGGCAGCGGTTTCAATCAGTTTCTGTTGTTCATCGGCAACTCGGTGATTGCGCTGCTGCTGGCGACCTTGTTGAGTTTCTGGACGCTGGGTATCGCCCAGGGCTTCAACCGCGAATCGATCCTCAGATTCACCAACGAATGCCTGGCGCCGACTGCCAGCATCACGTTGCTGGTCGGTGCCGGTGGTGGCTTGAACCGCATTCTGGTCGACGCTGGCGTGACCGATCAGATCGTCGGCCTCGCCCACGAATTTCACCTGTCGCCGCTGATCATGGGCTGGTTGTTCGCGGCGTTGATGCGCGTCGCCACCGGTTCCGCGACCGTGGCCATGACCACCGCGTCCGGCGTGGTTGCGCCGGTGGCTATTGGTCTGGGTTATCCACACCCTGAGCTGTTGGTGCTGGCGACCGGCGCGGGCTCGGTTATCTTTTCCCACGTCAACGACGGCGGCTTCTGGTTGATCAAGGAATACTTCAACATGACGGTCGCGCAGACGTTCAAGACCTGGACCGTGCTTGAGACGCTGATCTCGCTGGTCGCTTTCGGTCTGACCGTCGGCCTTTCTTACCTGTTGTAA
- a CDS encoding MurR/RpiR family transcriptional regulator, with translation MDILYQIRARQDSFSAGEGRIARLMLDDVGFAASASLEDLAQRAEVSTATLSRFARTVGCRDLRDLRLQLAQASGVGSRFLDPAGTPEQSAFYGQIVGDIETTLRQHLAGFDESRFADAVKLLGQARMIHAFGMGGCSTLCSDELQIRLVRLGYPIAVCHDAVMMRVTAASLNAEQVLIVCSLTGITPELLETVELARNYGARILAITRADSPLAELADIVLPLQGAETSFIYKPTAARYGMLLAIDVLATELALANPEDNQERLRRIKLALDEYRGGDDHLPLGD, from the coding sequence ATGGACATCCTCTACCAGATCCGCGCCCGTCAGGATTCCTTCAGCGCCGGCGAAGGTCGCATCGCTCGGCTGATGCTCGACGACGTTGGTTTCGCCGCCAGTGCCAGTCTCGAAGACCTCGCGCAACGCGCCGAAGTCAGCACCGCCACGCTGTCGCGTTTCGCCCGCACCGTCGGCTGTCGCGACCTGCGCGATCTGCGTCTGCAACTGGCTCAGGCCAGCGGCGTTGGCAGCCGCTTTCTCGACCCGGCGGGCACGCCTGAACAGTCGGCGTTCTACGGGCAGATCGTCGGCGACATCGAAACCACGCTGCGCCAGCATCTGGCCGGATTCGACGAATCACGCTTCGCCGACGCAGTGAAACTGCTCGGCCAGGCACGGATGATTCACGCCTTCGGCATGGGCGGTTGCTCGACCCTGTGCAGCGACGAATTGCAGATACGCCTGGTGCGCCTCGGCTACCCGATTGCGGTGTGCCATGACGCGGTGATGATGCGCGTCACTGCGGCCAGCCTGAACGCCGAGCAAGTGCTCATTGTCTGTTCGCTGACGGGCATCACCCCGGAATTGCTCGAGACTGTCGAGCTGGCGCGCAACTACGGCGCGCGCATTCTGGCGATTACCCGCGCCGACTCGCCACTGGCAGAACTGGCCGACATCGTCCTGCCGCTGCAAGGCGCAGAAACCTCGTTCATCTACAAACCGACGGCGGCGCGCTACGGCATGCTGCTCGCCATCGACGTGCTCGCCACCGAGCTGGCGCTGGCCAACCCTGAAGACAATCAAGAACGTCTGCGACGGATCAAACTCGCCCTCGACGAATACCGTGGCGGCGACGATCACCTGCCGCTGGGAGACTGA